Proteins found in one Panicum hallii strain FIL2 chromosome 4, PHallii_v3.1, whole genome shotgun sequence genomic segment:
- the LOC112889312 gene encoding probable tRNA-splicing endonuclease subunit Sen2: protein MDLPGPRWKKGKDGKNFAALAATNPMSTIVAELQASLRDAETVAILSGDGKYAILAVGAHQAALLNRAAFGRAVDNTGDEKLWFQLGPEEMFFLCHALRCITVESENKKQMGEGELWDLLTSTSEPFPEMYKAYEHLRLKNWVVRSGLQYGADFVAYRHHPALVHSEFAVIVIPEGKMFGARCGRMKVWPDLLCALRASGSVAKTLLFLTISTMNCEVRSSDCLEQLIVHERMINRWIPQQCREQQDKPRREEAHRDEQRQKQCREEAIREEQEDTREGVVFSYWGVILSFTILSSLLVYKLKL from the coding sequence ATGGATTTGCCAGGTCCGAGATGGAAGAAAGGCAAGGACGGCAAGAACTTTGCCGCTCTCGCAGCAACCAATCCCATGTCGACGATAGTTGCTGAGCTCCAGGCTTCTTTGAGAGACGCAGAAACTGTGGCCATTTTATCAGGGGATGGCAAATACGCGATTCTTGCAGTTGGAGCACACCAAGCCGCACTTCTAAACCGTGCGGCCTTTGGCCGGGCTGTGGACAATACAGGCGATGAGAAGCTATGGTTCCAGCTGGGCCCCGAGGAGATGTTCTTTCTTTGCCATGCCCTCAGGTGCATCACAGTTGAATCGGAGAACAAGAAGCAGATGGGTGAAGGGGAGCTGTGGGATCTCTTGACCTCCACCTCAGAGCCATTCCCGGAGATGTACAAGGCGTATGAACACCTTAGGTTGAAGAATTGGGTTGTAAGGTCAGGATTGCAGTACGGTGCAGATTTCGTAGCTTACCGTCACCATCCAGCACTTGTTCACTCGGAATTTGCAGTAATCGTAATTCCAGAAGGCAAAATGTTTGGTGCTCGATGTGGCCGCATGAAGGTGTGGCCTGATCTACTCTGCGCGCTTCGGGCTTCTGGAAGTGTGGCCAAGACATTACTTTTTCTGACCATCAGCACCATGAACTGCGAGGTGAGATCGTCTGATTGTTTGGAACAGCTGATTGTTCATGAGAGGATGATCAACAGATGGATACCGCAGCAGTGCCGTGAGCAACAAGACAAACCACGCAGAGAAGAAGCCCACAGGGATGAGCAAAGACAAAAACAGTGCAGAGAAGAAGCAATTAGGGAAGAACAAGAGGATACGAGAGAGGGTGTAGTATTTAGCTATTGGGGTGTAATACTAAGCTTTACAATTCTTTCTAGCTTACTTGTCTACAAGCTCAAACTTTGA